A part of Deltaproteobacteria bacterium genomic DNA contains:
- a CDS encoding 3-deoxy-D-manno-octulosonic acid transferase yields the protein MHLIYALASYVLFGLLFPVLLLHPKTRSGLGRRLGFYPPEFLAGKGHPRIWLHGASAGDLLALSPMVRELREQLPGCTIVMSTITNSGQLMAEEKIHRDPTFADAVTYAPYDLPGAVSRAVKAIQPDLLVLEYTEIWPNLIRAAKLSGAKVALTNGRFNPRKVGRYRLLFSLIGNPLRLLDLFLMREDDEAERVLGLGAPLERVWVTGNTKFDALLPRTEAGSEAEMRAALGIPEKSRVLIAGSTHEGEEAEVLAVFHRLLKEHPDLRLVIAPRYIERAGRVLALAEQQGLSCRLRSQPVGNERVVVLDTIGELARVYQVATLVFVGGSFTQRGGQNILEPAAQGKPVLFGPNMGNFRDSVQVLVGRGGIQVNDPEHLFTVLHDLLARPDKIAELGEMASGAVRSVRGASARNVEHMARVIRKTVPGTG from the coding sequence ATGCACCTGATCTACGCCCTCGCCAGCTACGTGCTCTTCGGGCTGCTCTTTCCGGTGCTGCTCCTGCACCCCAAGACGCGCTCGGGGCTCGGGCGTCGGCTGGGCTTCTACCCGCCGGAGTTCCTCGCTGGAAAAGGGCATCCGCGCATCTGGCTGCATGGCGCGAGCGCGGGCGATCTGCTGGCGCTCTCGCCGATGGTTCGCGAGCTGCGCGAGCAGCTGCCGGGCTGCACCATCGTGATGTCCACGATCACCAACTCCGGCCAGCTCATGGCCGAGGAGAAGATCCACCGGGATCCCACGTTCGCCGACGCCGTGACCTACGCGCCCTACGACCTGCCTGGCGCGGTTTCACGCGCAGTGAAGGCGATCCAGCCGGATCTGCTGGTGCTCGAGTACACGGAGATCTGGCCCAACCTGATCCGCGCGGCGAAGCTCTCGGGCGCGAAGGTGGCGCTCACCAACGGCCGATTCAACCCGCGCAAGGTTGGGCGCTACCGGCTGCTGTTCTCGCTCATCGGCAATCCCCTGCGGCTGCTCGATCTCTTCCTGATGCGTGAGGACGACGAGGCGGAGCGCGTGCTCGGGCTGGGCGCGCCGCTGGAGCGGGTGTGGGTCACGGGCAACACCAAGTTCGACGCGCTCCTGCCGCGCACCGAGGCCGGGAGCGAAGCGGAGATGCGCGCCGCGCTGGGGATCCCGGAGAAGTCGCGGGTGCTCATCGCCGGCTCCACGCACGAGGGCGAGGAGGCCGAGGTGCTGGCCGTGTTCCACCGGCTGCTCAAGGAGCACCCGGATCTGCGGCTGGTGATCGCGCCGCGCTACATCGAGCGCGCCGGCCGCGTGCTGGCGCTTGCGGAGCAGCAGGGGCTCTCGTGTCGGCTGCGCTCGCAGCCGGTGGGCAACGAGCGCGTGGTGGTGCTCGACACCATCGGCGAGCTGGCGCGCGTGTACCAGGTGGCCACGCTGGTGTTCGTGGGCGGGAGCTTCACCCAGCGCGGGGGGCAGAACATCCTCGAGCCCGCGGCGCAGGGAAAGCCGGTGCTCTTCGGGCCCAACATGGGCAACTTCCGCGACAGCGTGCAGGTGCTCGTCGGCCGCGGCGGCATCCAGGTGAACGATCCTGAGCACCTCTTCACCGTGCTCCACGACCTCCTCGCGCGGCCCGACAAGATCGCCGAGCTCGGCGAGATGGCGTCCGGCGCGGTGCGGAGCGTGCGCGGTGCGAGCGCGCGGAACGTGGAGCACATGGCCCGGGTGATTCGAAAGACCGTGCCAGGTACCGGCTGA
- a CDS encoding glycosyltransferase family 9 protein, which translates to MSERILVIRLSALGDVVLATPAARALRAHFPEARIDWLVDAAYLPILAHNPHLSNVVPYDRRAGHAGAAGLLRLRAQLRSQKYDLVIDLQAKPKTVALARALGAQRVVTLQKRSRGEALRALIGLDRPNVRLHAIEMYLEALGVLGVKPQGFQLECSVTERGRTQAERFFPAAASVVGLSPGARWATKRWEPARFAEVGNALARAGHRVLLLGGPGDRAELEAVRAGLEEPALDTAELGVEGLIAAVSRCKLVVAGDSGPVHLADALGVPTVALYGPTAPRRWAPRDPRHRIIHKDLVCSPCSNHGSKRCPLGSLQCMREIASSEVAEAALGVLAAPAREARAP; encoded by the coding sequence GTGTCCGAGCGGATCCTCGTCATTCGATTGAGCGCCCTGGGCGACGTGGTGCTCGCCACGCCCGCCGCACGGGCCCTGCGCGCGCACTTTCCGGAGGCGCGCATCGACTGGCTCGTCGACGCGGCCTACCTGCCCATCCTCGCGCACAACCCGCACCTCTCGAACGTGGTTCCCTACGATCGCCGCGCCGGGCACGCCGGCGCCGCAGGCCTGTTGCGATTGCGCGCGCAGCTCCGCAGCCAGAAGTACGACCTCGTCATCGACCTGCAGGCCAAGCCCAAGACCGTGGCCCTCGCGCGCGCGCTCGGCGCCCAACGCGTGGTCACCCTGCAGAAGCGCAGCCGCGGCGAGGCCCTGCGCGCGCTGATCGGCCTGGACCGGCCCAATGTGCGGCTCCATGCCATCGAGATGTATCTCGAGGCCCTCGGCGTCCTGGGCGTGAAGCCGCAGGGCTTCCAGCTGGAGTGCTCCGTCACCGAGCGCGGGCGCACGCAGGCGGAGCGATTCTTTCCCGCCGCGGCGAGCGTGGTCGGACTCAGCCCCGGTGCGCGCTGGGCCACCAAGCGCTGGGAACCCGCGCGCTTCGCCGAGGTGGGGAACGCGCTCGCCCGCGCCGGGCACCGCGTGTTGCTCCTCGGCGGTCCGGGCGATCGGGCCGAGCTCGAGGCCGTGCGCGCGGGCCTGGAGGAGCCTGCTCTGGATACGGCGGAGCTCGGCGTGGAGGGCCTCATCGCCGCGGTGTCGCGCTGCAAGCTCGTCGTGGCCGGCGACTCGGGCCCGGTGCACCTCGCCGACGCGCTCGGCGTGCCCACGGTGGCGCTCTACGGACCGACCGCACCTCGCCGCTGGGCCCCGCGCGATCCGCGGCACCGCATCATCCACAAGGACCTGGTGTGCAGCCCGTGCAGCAACCACGGCTCCAAGCGCTGTCCGCTGGGCTCGCTGCAATGCATGCGCGAGATCGCCTCGAGTGAGGTGGCCGAGGCCGCCCTGGGCGTGCTCGCGGCGCCCGCGCGCGAGGCCCGGGCCCCGTGA
- the lpxK gene encoding tetraacyldisaccharide 4'-kinase, translating to MTDTPQLVAAAPTTALAPAVPPTLLERAWYGTPPAGFSIVAPLLRATGWLVGRGTAIRNRLFDGGTLRADKLEARVISVGNLVVGGAGKTPVVMELARRILARGRRVAIVSRGYGGQPHAPLVSDGAKIFQGARECGDEPLLMAKRVTEALVLVGADRVRVAREAISKHGAQVILLDDGFQHRRLARDEDVLVLGGAAPLGNGMLLPAGPLRESVAGARRATVAWLANGAEHASLPELPTRRVVSRHRAIDVVDWSLSVSLGSGSVVGKRVFLLAGLARPQGFVETVLGLGAQVVGAALFRDHHAYTAEELDHVVARAQQAGAELVVTTEKDAVRLEKTQRTALPVVAVRMDVEILEGLDVIAGLVDAC from the coding sequence GTGACCGACACGCCGCAGCTCGTGGCCGCAGCTCCGACGACGGCGCTCGCTCCGGCCGTCCCGCCCACGCTCCTCGAGCGCGCCTGGTACGGCACGCCGCCCGCGGGCTTCTCGATCGTTGCTCCGCTCCTGCGCGCGACCGGGTGGCTGGTGGGCCGCGGCACCGCGATCCGCAATCGGCTCTTCGACGGCGGCACGCTTCGCGCGGACAAGCTCGAGGCGCGGGTGATCAGCGTGGGCAACCTGGTGGTCGGCGGCGCGGGCAAGACGCCGGTGGTGATGGAGCTCGCCCGGCGGATCCTCGCGCGGGGAAGGCGCGTGGCCATTGTCTCTCGTGGCTACGGCGGACAGCCGCACGCGCCGCTCGTGAGCGACGGCGCCAAGATCTTTCAGGGCGCGCGCGAGTGCGGCGACGAGCCGCTGCTCATGGCCAAGCGCGTGACGGAGGCGCTGGTGCTGGTGGGCGCGGACCGCGTGCGCGTGGCGCGTGAAGCGATCTCCAAGCACGGCGCGCAGGTGATCCTCCTCGACGACGGCTTTCAGCACCGCCGCCTCGCGCGCGACGAAGACGTGCTCGTGCTCGGCGGAGCCGCGCCGCTCGGAAATGGAATGCTCCTGCCCGCGGGCCCGTTGCGCGAATCGGTCGCGGGTGCGCGGCGCGCGACGGTGGCCTGGCTCGCGAATGGCGCGGAGCACGCGAGCCTGCCCGAGCTTCCGACGCGCCGTGTGGTCTCGAGGCATCGTGCGATCGACGTCGTCGATTGGAGCCTGAGCGTGTCGCTCGGATCCGGATCCGTCGTGGGCAAGCGCGTGTTCCTGCTCGCGGGCCTGGCGCGGCCGCAGGGCTTCGTGGAGACCGTGCTGGGATTGGGTGCGCAGGTTGTCGGCGCCGCGCTCTTTCGCGATCACCACGCGTACACAGCCGAAGAGCTGGACCACGTGGTCGCGCGCGCGCAGCAGGCCGGCGCAGAGCTCGTGGTGACCACCGAGAAGGACGCCGTGCGGCTGGAGAAGACGCAGAGGACCGCGCTTCCCGTGGTCGCGGTGCGCATGGACGTGGAGATCCTCGAGGGGCTGGACGTGATCGCGGGGCTGGTCGACGCATGCTGA
- a CDS encoding lysophospholipid acyltransferase family protein, with protein sequence MRLLVLWIGLWPERWALAYGELLGRLVHALGIRRRVALENLAQAFPEKSDAEREAICAAHYAHLGRSAIEFFRSVKWSNEELLARVEANEWDIVERTRAEQKGLIACVAHLGNFEVFAGYIARRGLPLTAVTRQLKGSANDAWMSVRGELGVRELRGKNVVAKMIDVLREEGVLALIIDQNMLPKRAIFSPLFGRLAATTPAPAVLAERTGAPVILAALFRLPDGRFRTRFMGPFGLRGSGSERTQALTDDLNRALETMIREHPEQWFWVHRRWKTRPPNEAAQAVPAP encoded by the coding sequence ATGCGGCTCCTCGTCCTCTGGATTGGCCTCTGGCCGGAACGCTGGGCGCTCGCGTATGGCGAGCTGCTTGGACGTTTGGTGCACGCGCTCGGCATCCGTCGACGCGTCGCGCTGGAGAACCTGGCTCAGGCCTTTCCCGAGAAGAGCGACGCCGAGCGCGAGGCCATCTGCGCCGCGCACTACGCGCACCTCGGCCGCTCGGCGATCGAGTTCTTCCGCTCGGTGAAGTGGAGCAACGAGGAGCTGCTCGCGCGCGTCGAAGCGAATGAGTGGGACATCGTCGAGCGCACGCGCGCAGAGCAAAAGGGCCTCATCGCCTGCGTGGCGCACCTGGGCAACTTCGAGGTCTTCGCGGGCTACATCGCGCGGCGCGGACTGCCGCTCACCGCCGTCACGAGGCAGCTCAAGGGCAGCGCCAACGACGCGTGGATGTCGGTGCGCGGAGAGCTCGGCGTTCGCGAGCTGCGCGGCAAGAACGTGGTCGCAAAGATGATCGACGTGCTGCGAGAGGAGGGCGTGCTCGCGCTGATCATCGACCAGAACATGCTGCCCAAGCGCGCCATCTTCTCGCCGCTCTTCGGCAGGCTCGCGGCCACCACGCCCGCGCCCGCAGTGCTCGCCGAGCGCACCGGCGCACCGGTGATTCTCGCCGCGCTCTTTCGCTTGCCCGATGGGCGATTCCGCACGCGCTTCATGGGCCCGTTTGGCCTGCGCGGATCCGGATCCGAGCGGACGCAAGCGCTCACCGACGATCTCAACCGCGCGCTGGAGACGATGATCCGCGAACATCCCGAGCAGTGGTTCTGGGTGCACCGTCGCTGGAAGACACGCCCGCCCAACGAGGCCGCGCAGGCGGTTCCCGCGCCATGA
- a CDS encoding glycoside hydrolase family 13 protein encodes MIPVPTLLELGLLPLPPQGDRFVVRAGPNVARVRLRVSPDGEEELHELSRGADGFSRAHPLARAKHYRFVIDLTDGRRFALNAAGLHAHEPLDRFDFTTQKLGPAWAREAIFYQVFPDRFAVGDANLGVKDGEYRWRGHGARRLPFEHAPVPYREMRCLDFRGGDLPGVQQKLEHLQALGVNAIYLNPIHPAFTNHRYDVCDYEAVDPHLGGDAALQSLVAEAHRRGMRVILDAVINHCGSGHRWFNREGRYAEPGAYQDASSPFAEFFEFTSRQPVRYVGWKGIDTLPRLDFRSTQLRAALWGPQGALRKWLRAPFHIDGYRFDVANMVARAGEVQLHGEVWRELSKALRDEGAPYLVGEHWFDPHEIVGPELLHGAIDMFGFAFPLRRFFTGKDRDGSAAPLDGRVLARQLLDAHAASQGALHLVNVNNHDVARLQSSASPEAFRAATALQLFWPGAPSVYYGDEIGLPGGEDPDNRRSMIWDRAKWDEQAYAAVHGAIARRQSSNAIREGALLGIDAGPDWAAFARVAAGELAVAVLARTSCTIELPLERWGLPAFKRELIGPACAVEVHQI; translated from the coding sequence ATGATCCCCGTGCCCACGCTGCTCGAGCTTGGTCTCCTGCCGCTGCCGCCGCAGGGCGATCGCTTCGTGGTGCGCGCTGGGCCGAATGTCGCGCGCGTGCGGCTGCGCGTGTCACCGGATGGCGAGGAGGAGCTGCACGAGCTCTCCCGCGGCGCCGACGGCTTCTCTCGAGCGCACCCGCTGGCGCGCGCGAAGCACTACCGCTTCGTGATCGATTTGACCGATGGCCGTCGCTTCGCGCTCAACGCCGCGGGCCTGCACGCGCACGAGCCGCTCGATCGCTTCGACTTCACCACCCAGAAGCTCGGGCCCGCCTGGGCGCGCGAGGCGATCTTCTATCAAGTGTTCCCCGACCGCTTCGCCGTGGGCGACGCGAACCTCGGCGTGAAGGACGGCGAGTACCGGTGGCGCGGCCACGGCGCGCGGCGGCTGCCGTTCGAGCACGCGCCGGTGCCATACCGCGAGATGCGCTGCCTCGACTTTCGCGGCGGCGATCTGCCGGGCGTGCAGCAGAAGCTCGAGCACCTCCAGGCGCTCGGCGTCAATGCGATATATCTAAATCCAATCCACCCGGCGTTCACGAATCACCGCTACGACGTCTGCGACTACGAAGCCGTGGATCCGCACCTCGGCGGCGATGCAGCGCTGCAGTCGCTCGTGGCCGAGGCGCACCGGCGAGGCATGCGCGTCATCCTCGACGCGGTGATCAACCACTGCGGCTCGGGCCATCGCTGGTTCAACCGCGAGGGCCGCTACGCCGAACCGGGCGCGTACCAGGACGCGAGCTCGCCGTTCGCGGAGTTCTTCGAGTTCACCTCGCGCCAGCCCGTCCGCTACGTGGGCTGGAAGGGCATCGACACCCTGCCGCGGCTGGACTTCCGCTCGACCCAGCTTCGCGCAGCACTCTGGGGGCCGCAGGGCGCGCTTCGCAAGTGGCTGCGCGCGCCCTTCCACATCGACGGCTATCGCTTCGACGTCGCGAACATGGTCGCGCGTGCGGGCGAGGTGCAGCTGCACGGAGAGGTGTGGCGCGAGCTCTCGAAGGCGCTGCGCGACGAAGGCGCGCCGTACCTGGTGGGCGAGCACTGGTTCGATCCGCACGAGATCGTGGGGCCGGAGCTCTTGCACGGCGCGATCGACATGTTCGGCTTCGCGTTCCCGCTGCGGCGCTTCTTCACCGGCAAGGATCGCGACGGATCCGCGGCGCCGCTCGACGGCCGCGTGCTCGCGCGCCAGCTCCTCGACGCCCACGCCGCGAGCCAGGGCGCGCTCCATCTGGTGAATGTGAACAACCACGACGTGGCGCGGCTGCAGAGCTCCGCGAGCCCCGAGGCCTTCCGCGCGGCCACCGCGCTGCAGCTCTTCTGGCCGGGCGCGCCGAGCGTGTACTACGGCGACGAGATCGGGCTGCCCGGCGGCGAGGATCCCGACAACCGCCGCTCCATGATCTGGGATCGCGCGAAGTGGGACGAGCAGGCGTACGCGGCCGTCCACGGCGCCATCGCGCGGCGCCAGAGCTCGAATGCGATCCGCGAGGGCGCGCTGCTCGGCATCGACGCCGGTCCGGACTGGGCCGCGTTCGCGCGCGTGGCTGCGGGTGAGCTCGCCGTCGCGGTGCTGGCGCGGACGAGTTGCACCATCGAGCTGCCGCTCGAGCGCTGGGGCCTGCCCGCGTTCAAGCGCGAGCTGATCGGGCCCGCCTGCGCGGTCGAGGTGCACCAGATTTAG
- a CDS encoding bifunctional hydroxymethylpyrimidine kinase/phosphomethylpyrimidine kinase: protein MKRAPGRSRRPLKPVSSIAALLERIEVGPRPRVLVVGDLVADRYVFGRTDRISREAPVLIVRHEREEVRLGGAANAAWNVAVLGAQVTALGVLGDDEMGAKLEHLCAQSGIALSAIRDPALQTESKTRILAGGVNTSRQQMLRLDRGQEGELPAHVRARVAETLEDLAARHDAVLVSDYGAGVLGPETIAAACQAARAIPVTVDSRYQLHAFRGVTVAKPNEPELAAATQLPIGTAAQVEKAARALVRNLACEAALVTRGREGMVLCTATGSEHLAPHGARDAVDVTGAGDSVIATFTTFLAAGGALTTAARLANVAGGLVVQKPGTAAVTLTELRHALE from the coding sequence ATCAAGCGTGCGCCGGGCCGCTCTCGACGGCCGCTCAAGCCGGTGAGCTCCATCGCTGCGCTGCTGGAGCGCATCGAGGTGGGGCCGCGTCCGCGGGTGCTGGTGGTGGGCGATCTGGTGGCCGATCGCTACGTGTTCGGACGGACGGATCGCATCTCGCGCGAGGCGCCGGTGCTCATCGTGCGGCACGAGCGCGAAGAGGTGCGGCTGGGCGGCGCAGCGAACGCGGCGTGGAACGTGGCCGTGCTCGGCGCGCAGGTCACGGCGCTGGGCGTGCTCGGCGACGACGAGATGGGCGCCAAGCTCGAGCACCTCTGCGCCCAGAGCGGAATCGCGCTCTCCGCGATTCGCGATCCCGCGCTGCAGACGGAGTCGAAGACACGCATCCTCGCGGGCGGCGTGAACACCTCGCGCCAGCAGATGCTCCGGCTCGATCGCGGTCAGGAAGGCGAGCTCCCTGCGCACGTGCGCGCACGCGTGGCGGAGACGCTCGAGGATCTCGCCGCGCGCCACGACGCCGTGCTGGTGAGCGACTACGGCGCGGGCGTGCTCGGCCCGGAGACGATCGCTGCCGCGTGCCAGGCCGCACGCGCCATCCCGGTGACGGTGGACTCGCGCTACCAGCTGCACGCCTTTCGCGGCGTCACGGTGGCCAAGCCCAACGAGCCCGAGCTCGCCGCGGCCACCCAGCTTCCGATTGGCACGGCCGCGCAGGTGGAGAAGGCCGCGCGCGCGCTGGTGCGAAACCTCGCGTGTGAAGCGGCGCTGGTCACGCGCGGTCGCGAGGGCATGGTGCTCTGCACGGCCACCGGCTCGGAGCACCTGGCGCCGCACGGCGCGCGCGACGCGGTGGACGTCACCGGCGCGGGCGACTCGGTCATCGCCACATTCACCACGTTCCTCGCGGCGGGCGGCGCGCTCACCACGGCGGCGCGGCTGGCGAACGTTGCGGGTGGTCTGGTGGTGCAGAAGCCGGGTACCGCCGCGGTGACGCTCACCGAGCTGCGGCACGCGCTGGAGTAG
- a CDS encoding adenylyltransferase/cytidyltransferase family protein: MGERLSLDEAKKRVEAARAAGKKIALANGVFDLLHVGHLRYLQGARALGDVLVVALNSDASTRALKGEGRPVIPESERAELLCALNCVDMVVLFDEPNVRAIIRALKPEVQVKGTDYTPDNIPERDEVMAYGGRVAVAGDPKDHSTTELVKKLGK, translated from the coding sequence ATGGGCGAGCGGCTCAGCCTCGACGAAGCGAAGAAGCGTGTCGAAGCAGCGCGCGCTGCGGGCAAGAAGATCGCGCTCGCGAACGGCGTCTTCGATCTCTTGCACGTGGGCCACCTCCGCTATCTGCAAGGCGCCCGCGCGCTCGGCGACGTGCTTGTCGTTGCGCTCAACTCCGACGCCAGCACGCGCGCGCTCAAGGGCGAAGGGCGCCCGGTGATTCCGGAGAGCGAGCGCGCCGAGCTCCTCTGTGCGCTCAACTGCGTGGACATGGTTGTGCTCTTCGACGAGCCCAACGTGCGCGCCATCATCCGCGCGCTCAAGCCAGAGGTGCAGGTGAAGGGCACCGACTACACGCCCGACAACATCCCCGAGCGCGACGAGGTCATGGCCTACGGCGGCCGGGTGGCCGTGGCTGGCGATCCCAAGGACCACTCGACCACGGAGCTGGTCAAGAAGCTGGGCAAATAG
- a CDS encoding dienelactone hydrolase family protein, giving the protein MTIQTKSIAYRDGDVALTGHLAWDGAGASKRPGILVVHGGAGLDSHAKSRTEKFAAMGFVALACDMFGDGVAGERQRVMAKIMELRSDRAKLCNRALAGIDVLRAHPSVDGRVAAVGYCFGGMSVLELARSGADVLGVVSVHGSLETSKPAETGAVKAKILVCHGALDPHVPLAQVSAFMEEMNRATVDWQLIAYGGAVHGFTHNGPPSTTPGVAYHAPTDARSTQAIRDFFGELFGAP; this is encoded by the coding sequence ATGACCATCCAGACGAAATCGATTGCTTATCGCGACGGCGACGTCGCCCTCACCGGCCACCTGGCCTGGGACGGCGCGGGCGCGTCGAAGCGCCCGGGAATCCTGGTCGTGCACGGTGGCGCAGGGCTCGATTCCCACGCGAAGAGCCGCACGGAGAAGTTCGCTGCCATGGGCTTCGTGGCTCTCGCCTGCGACATGTTCGGGGACGGGGTCGCCGGCGAGCGGCAGCGCGTGATGGCGAAGATCATGGAGCTGCGCAGCGATCGAGCGAAGCTTTGCAATCGGGCGCTCGCAGGCATCGACGTGCTGCGTGCACACCCGAGCGTGGATGGCCGCGTCGCCGCGGTCGGCTACTGCTTTGGCGGGATGAGCGTGCTGGAGCTTGCTCGGTCCGGCGCGGACGTGCTCGGCGTGGTGAGCGTCCACGGCAGCCTGGAGACATCGAAGCCGGCTGAGACCGGCGCGGTGAAGGCGAAGATCCTCGTGTGCCATGGCGCGTTGGATCCGCACGTGCCGCTCGCGCAGGTGAGCGCGTTCATGGAGGAGATGAATCGTGCGACGGTCGACTGGCAGCTCATCGCCTACGGCGGCGCGGTGCACGGGTTCACCCACAACGGACCGCCCTCGACGACGCCCGGCGTGGCCTACCACGCACCGACCGACGCCCGGTCCACACAGGCGATCCGCGACTTCTTCGGCGAGCTCTTCGGGGCGCCCTGA
- a CDS encoding ABC transporter ATP-binding protein, with product MLAIEAKGLTKIYRGLFGKGHQALHGIDLELAAGAAFGLIGPNGAGKTTFIKVMLGVVRPNDGTVRVLGGEPEDPAIRARIGYMPERLHLPASLIPRAFLASVARLKGLSLSSAQLDTAVARVGLADDAHRRIGGFSKGMRQRLGLAAAMLGEPELLILDEPTDGVDPLGRVEIRKLLAEERRRGATLFLNSHLLAETERVCDRVGILHAGRIVRQGALDELLSSKTRYRVRFAEGADEAALTPRGFRREGDHFVIEAQDPAALNAALDGARQSGALIVEVSADRRDLEEVMADAVGTPAAPAAAKQEAA from the coding sequence GTGCTCGCCATCGAAGCCAAGGGGCTCACCAAGATCTATCGGGGCCTCTTCGGCAAGGGGCACCAGGCGCTTCACGGCATCGACCTCGAGCTCGCGGCGGGCGCGGCGTTCGGCCTCATCGGCCCCAACGGCGCGGGCAAGACCACGTTCATCAAGGTGATGCTCGGCGTGGTGCGCCCCAACGACGGCACCGTCCGCGTGCTGGGGGGCGAGCCCGAAGATCCCGCGATCCGCGCGCGCATCGGCTACATGCCCGAGCGCTTGCACCTGCCCGCTTCGCTGATTCCGCGCGCGTTCCTGGCGTCGGTCGCGCGGCTGAAGGGGCTCTCGCTTTCGTCGGCGCAGCTCGACACGGCCGTCGCGCGCGTGGGCCTGGCGGACGACGCGCACCGTCGCATTGGTGGATTTTCGAAGGGCATGCGCCAGCGCCTGGGACTCGCGGCCGCGATGCTCGGCGAGCCGGAGTTGCTCATCCTCGATGAGCCCACCGACGGCGTGGATCCGCTCGGGCGCGTGGAGATCCGCAAGCTGCTCGCCGAGGAACGGCGCCGTGGCGCGACGCTGTTTCTCAACTCGCACCTGCTCGCGGAGACGGAGCGCGTGTGCGATCGCGTGGGCATCCTGCACGCGGGGCGCATCGTGCGGCAGGGCGCGCTCGACGAGCTCTTGAGCTCCAAGACGCGCTATCGCGTCCGCTTCGCGGAAGGCGCAGACGAGGCTGCGCTCACGCCGCGCGGGTTCCGTCGCGAGGGCGATCACTTCGTCATCGAGGCGCAGGATCCGGCGGCGCTCAACGCTGCGCTCGACGGCGCGCGCCAGAGCGGCGCATTGATCGTCGAGGTCTCCGCAGATCGCCGCGACCTCGAGGAAGTGATGGCCGACGCGGTGGGCACGCCCGCCGCGCCCGCTGCCGCGAAGCAGGAGGCCGCATGA
- a CDS encoding ABC transporter permease subunit, which translates to MPGRAVFGVAADLLREAASRMWFLALGGAVTAILAGLGFSLRLDVVDGALAATRFFGKSVHTDIASVDVVLRSVYEATAYLIFYGGMIFGILACADFAPSLLSPGRIEHLLSLPVRRWELLLGTFLGVLTIALCGALYGAGGLSVILGVKTGSWTLRPMAAAALAGASFAGIYAVMLTVAVFVRSASMSAAVGGLLFTLGIVASYRQKIAPMFEPGVARESFKALTAVLPRIATLADTAASIAGEGKVDQPALGSLLLGLALFAAAVLALGIWRFDQKDF; encoded by the coding sequence ATGCCCGGCCGCGCGGTGTTCGGCGTCGCCGCGGACCTCTTGCGCGAGGCCGCGAGCCGGATGTGGTTCCTCGCGCTCGGCGGCGCGGTAACGGCCATCCTGGCCGGCCTGGGGTTCTCCCTGCGCCTCGATGTGGTCGACGGCGCGCTCGCGGCCACCCGCTTCTTCGGCAAGTCGGTGCACACCGACATCGCGAGCGTCGACGTGGTGCTGCGCTCCGTCTACGAAGCGACCGCGTACCTCATCTTCTACGGCGGCATGATCTTCGGAATCCTGGCGTGCGCGGACTTCGCGCCCAGCCTGCTCTCCCCCGGCCGCATCGAGCACCTGCTCTCGCTGCCCGTGCGCCGCTGGGAGCTGCTCCTGGGCACGTTCCTGGGCGTGCTCACCATCGCCCTCTGCGGAGCGCTCTACGGCGCGGGCGGGCTCTCGGTGATCCTCGGCGTGAAGACCGGCTCCTGGACGCTGCGACCGATGGCCGCCGCCGCGCTCGCGGGCGCGTCGTTCGCAGGCATCTATGCGGTGATGCTCACCGTGGCCGTGTTCGTGCGGAGCGCGTCGATGTCGGCGGCCGTGGGAGGGCTGCTCTTCACGCTGGGCATCGTGGCCTCGTACCGACAGAAGATCGCGCCCATGTTCGAGCCTGGCGTCGCGCGCGAGAGCTTCAAGGCGCTCACCGCCGTGCTGCCCCGCATCGCCACCCTGGCCGATACCGCTGCCAGCATCGCCGGCGAAGGCAAGGTGGATCAGCCCGCGCTGGGCAGCCTGTTGCTGGGCCTGGCGCTCTTCGCTGCCGCGGTGCTCGCCCTCGGCATCTGGCGCTTCGACCAGAAGGATTTTTAG